A genomic region of Tigriopus californicus strain San Diego chromosome 1, Tcal_SD_v2.1, whole genome shotgun sequence contains the following coding sequences:
- the LOC131883383 gene encoding uncharacterized protein LOC131883383: MSGDEYFHCFGCKLVFKDLKTRRNHVKGKRCSAVMQCVDDPENVTNEFNSIEQAKDWAFAQEWDRYFFMRSSSKTSVYFRCNQSNSVQVRQVSTFERSKFANVTISRLKDAARQKKSLFFMGC; encoded by the exons atgaGTGGTGACgaatattttcattgttttggatgCAAACTGGTCTTCAAGGACCTTAAAACCAGGAGAAATCATGTCAAGGGCAAGCGTTGTTCG GCTGTCATGCAATGTGTTGACGATCCTGAGAATGTTACAAACGAGTTCAACTCCATTGAACAAGCTAAAGATTGGGCCTTTGCTCAAGAATGGGATCGATACTTTTTCATGCGGTCGAGTTCCAAAACTTCTGTGTATTTTCGCTGCAATCAAagtaactctgtacaagtccgGCAAG TATCAACATTCGAAAGAAGCAAGTTTGCAAATGTGACAATTTCGAGGTTGAAAGATGCAGCTCGCCAAAAGAAGTCGTTGTTCTTCATGGGATGCTGA
- the LOC131890497 gene encoding uncharacterized protein LOC131890497, whose translation MATKDALSLLEPIEVEEPMDARAGIRFLQKKMSIKKRSITLQLKDLQSDLASSPKRSRTALRHKSAALKKVVSELRGIVDEALELEEDEEELIKLEEYFVREQSRALIIIGEVDEHIEERLDEASTSFHSGQTALEQYRDQERNRIRSELEKIQAQARITKELEGELNSKLEQLDLGERAQDFDEYEATLKNPPLGVSRRPKTTFNPTEWMESTLSNNLPNTFHAPSPSRSSIRSEVPVFDGNPLNFMNWANMFESLVHNTHCSVAEKMGLLRASLGHVCLKLIDGFTNSPADYGEALKLILHRYGDPQELRRAHLQALRDIPRVRDGDPKNFPSFADGIQGHLRVVIRLLPRGDGLLTVLMDELSHKMDREHFFHWDNFAKDLEEDEKIHAFGDWAMERARRDRYFQSDVSEGTRNRNKLKAQVNGIESKPVDRSKPCQICRGMHKEKNCEKFKIAPTPKKREMARNFGLCYLCLESDHYSSICPHINTWSCRKDGCGGSHHSWLHMEKDNTKEVGPSPKKNDSSVQLNSVHRNGCLGVIPVLCSFNNREFMVNALVDEGSDTSVVSESLVTKLGIRRPKKTAVRLNLVSKEVDQHLSSVKFDIRGPLSHDRSSFQALVLTQVCPNLKPLSWNKKKNELAHLEDLPLMECDQQVDVLIGLDHGDLLVPLEVRKGGPEEPYAMRCKLGWVVRGQLPYDPVKNEKHHSINFLVENSSSLETLVRDFFATEKFGSETPEIEEPVWSLEGAYAMKLIEQGTKKITNGPGYIVELPWRGEARPLNDPGL comes from the coding sequence ATGGCAACCAAAGACGCTTTATCCCTTCTGGAGCCAATAGAGGTTGAAGAACCCATGGATGCCCGTGCAGGCATCCGATTTCTTCAGAAGAAGATGAGCATCAAGAAACGATCTATTACACTTCAACTCAAAGATCTTCAGTCTGATCTCGCTTCCAGTCCCAAGAGATCCCGAACCGCTCTCCGGCACAAATCCGCGGCCCTGAAGAAGGTGGTTAGCGAGCTGAGAGGCATAGTGGATGAGGCCCTGGAActtgaagaagacgaagaggagtTGATCAAGTTGGAAGAGTATTTCGTCAGGGAACAAAGCCGAGCGCTTATCATTATTGGTGAAGTGGATGAGCACATAGAGGAGAGGCTGGATGAGGCCAGCACATCATTCCATTCAGGTCAAACAGCTTTAGAACAATATCGAGATCAGGAGAGGAACCGCATCCGTTCAGAACTCGAAAAGATACAGGCCCAAGCACGAATAACCAAAGAATTAGAGGGTGAGCTCAATTCGAAATTAGAGCAATTAGATTTGGGGGAAAGAGCCCAAGATTTCGATGAGTATGAAGCAACATTGAAGAACCCTCCTCTTGGAGTATCAAGACGACCCAAGACAACCTTTAACCCCACTGAGTGGATGGAATCAACCCTGTCCAACAACCTACCCAATACCTTCCATGCCCCTAGCCCTTCTAGAAGTTCCATTCGGAGTGAAGTGCCGGTATTTGATGGAAATCCACTAAACTTCATGAACTGGGCAAACATGTTTGAGTCCTTAGTTCATAACACGCATTGCTCAGTTGCCGAGAAAATGGGACTCCTTCGAGCTAGTCTTGGACACGTATGTCTTAAACTCATTGACGGCTTCACCAACTCACCAGCGGATTACGGAGAAGCCTTAAAGCTGATTCTTCATCGTTATGGAGACCCTCAAGAGCTAAGACGAGCTCATCTTCAGGCTTTGAGAGACATCCCACGGGTCCGAGACGGTGATCCAAAGAACTTTCCGTCATTTGCCGACGGCATCCAAGGCCACTTACGGGTGGTTATCCGCTTGCTTCCGCGTGGAGATGGTTTACTCACAGTGCTGATGGACGAATTGAGTCATAAGATGGATCGCGAACACTTCTTTCACTGGGACAACTTTGCCAAGGACTTAGAGGAAGATGAGAAGATCCACGCCTTTGGGGATTGGGCCATGGAAAGGGCAAGGAGGGATCGATATTTCCAATCAGACGTGAGCGAGGGAACCAGGAACAggaacaaattgaaagcaCAAGTTAATGGTATTGAATCCAAACCGGTAGACAGGAGTAAGCCATGTCAAATATGCAGGGGGATGCACAAGGAGAAGAACTGTGAGAAGTTCAAGATTGCACCAACGCCgaagaaaagagaaatggCCCGAAACTTTGGACTGTGTTATCTCTGCTTGGAATCGGATCACTACTCCTCAATTTGCCCCCACATCAACACTTGGAGTTGCAGAAAGGATGGATGTGGCGGCAGTCATCATTCATGGCTCCACATGGAAAAAGACAATACCAAAGAGGTGGGCCCTTCACCCAAGAAAAACGACTCTAGTGTTCAACTCAACTCGGTCCATCGAAATGGATGTTTAGGGGTGATTCCGGTGTTATGTTCGTTCAATAATAGAGAGTTCATGGTAAACGCCTTGGTTGATGAGGGTTCAGATACATCAGTGGTCAGTGAATCTCTTGTCACCAAGTTGGGTATTCGTCGCCCAAAGAAGACAGCCGTCCGACTGAACTTAGTGTCAAAGGAAGTGGATCAACATTTGAGTTCGGTGAAGTTCGACATTCGTGGACCGTTATCTCATGATCGATCCTCGTTTCAAGCATTAGTTCTAACCCaagtttgtccaaatttgaaaccattGTCAtggaataagaaaaaaaacgagttgGCCCATTTGGAAGATCTACCACTTATGGAATGTGATCAGCAAGTGGATGTCTTGATTGGATTAGATCACGGGGACCTCTTAGTTCCATTAGAGGTTAGAAAAGGGGGTCCCGAAGAGCCTTATGCCATGAGATGTAAGTTGGGCTGGGTCGTGAGAGGCCAGTTACCTTATGATCcagtaaaaaatgaaaagcaccATTCGATCAATTTCCTTGTGGAAAATTCATCTTCACTGGAAACCTTAGTCAGGGACTTCTTTGCTACAGAGAAGTTCGGTTCTGAGACTCCCGAGATAGAAGAGCCTGTCTGGTCCTTGGAGGGGGCTTACGCCATGAAGCTGATTGAGCAGGGAACGAAGAAAATCACGAATGGACCAGGATACATTGTCGAACTTCCATGGCGGGGAGAGGCTCGCCCATTAAATGATCCCGGATTGTAA